Proteins encoded in a region of the Vitis riparia cultivar Riparia Gloire de Montpellier isolate 1030 chromosome 7, EGFV_Vit.rip_1.0, whole genome shotgun sequence genome:
- the LOC117917944 gene encoding putative pentatricopeptide repeat-containing protein At5g59200, chloroplastic: MTFAASLPFSGPSPQPHPNSNSNPKSLKPLDQKQIISLLQRSKHINQVLPIHAQLIRNGHSQDPFMVFELLRSCSKCHAIDYASRIFQYTHNPNVYLYTALIDGFVSSGNYLDAIQLYSRMLYESILPDNYLMASILKACGSQLALKEGREVHSRALKLGFSSNRLVRLRIMELYGKCGELGDARRVFEEMPEDVVASTVMISSYSDQGLVEEAGAVFSRVRRKDTVCWTAMIDGFVRNEEMNRALEAFRGMQEENVRPNEFTIVCVLSACSQLGALEIGRWVHSYMRKFEIELNLFVGNALINMYSRCGSIDEAQTVFDEMKDRDVITYNTMISGLSMNGKSRQAIELFRVMIGRRLRPTNVTFVGVLNACSHGGLVDFGFKIFHSMTRDYGVEPQIEHYGCVVDLLGRVGRLEEAYDLIRTMKMTPDHIMLGTLLSACKMHKNLELGEQVAKVLEDRGQADSGTYVLLSHVYASSGKWKEAAQVRAKMKEAGMQKEPGCSSIEVNNEIHEFLLGDLRHPRKERIYEKLEELNRLLRLEGYHPEKEVVLQDIEDGEKEWALAIHSERLAICYGLISTEPCTVIRVMKNLRVCYDCHSAIKLIAKITRRKIVVRDRNRFHYFENGACSCGDYW; the protein is encoded by the coding sequence ATGACTTTTGCTGCCTCACTGCCCTTTTCTGGGCCTTCTCCACAACCTCatccaaattcaaattcaaacccAAAATCATTGAAACCCCTCgatcaaaaacaaataatctcACTGTTGCAGAGATCCAAACACATCAACCAAGTCCTCCCAATCCATGCTCAACTCATCAGAAATGGCCATTCCCAAGACCCCTTCATGGTCTTTGAGCTCCTTCGCTCATGCTCCAAGTGCCATGCTATTGACTATGCCTCCAGGATTTTTCAATACACTCACAACCCAAATGTCTATCTCTACACTGCTCTCATTGATGGCTTTGTGTCATCAGGAAACTATCTTGATGCCATTCAGCTGTATTCCAGAATGCTCTATGAGTCAATTCTGCCTGATAATTACTTAATGGCCTCCATTTTGAAAGCATGTGGCTCCCAATTGGCTTTGAAGGAAGGGAGAGAGGTCCACAGCCGGGCTTTGAAGCTGGGGTTCAGCTCAAACCGTTTGGTGAGGTTGAGGATCATGGAGTTATACGGAAAATGCGGGGAATTGGGAGATGCACGTCGGGTATTTGAAGAAATGCCTGAAGATGTTGTCGCGTCCACTGTGATGATCTCCTCTTATAGTGATCAGGGACTGGTTGAGGAAGCCGGTGCCGTTTTTAGTCGGGTCAGGAGAAAGGATACGGTTTGTTGGACAGCGATGATTGATGGCTTTGTGAGAAATGAAGAGATGAATAGAGCTTTGGAGGCGTTTAGGGGAATGCAAGAGGAGAATGTGAGGCCTAATGAGTTCACCATTGTTTGTGTGTTATCAGCCTGTTCGCAGTTGGGAGCATTGGAGATTGGGCGATGGGTTCACTCATACATGAGGAAGTTTGAAATTGAGCTCAATCTTTTTGTGGGCAATGCCCTGATTAACATGTATTCACGGTGTGGCAGCATAGATGAAGCACAAACAGTGTTTGATGAGATGAAAGATCGTGATGTCATCACTTACAATACCATGATTTCTGGACTTTCCATGAATGGGAAGAGCAGACAAGCTATTGAATTGTTTCGGGTAATGATTGGGCGAAGGCTTAGACCAACTAATGTTACCTTTGTTGGTGTCCTAAATGCATGCAGTCATGGAGGTTTGGTTGATTTCGGATTCAAGATATTTCATTCCATGACAAGAGATTACGGGGTTGAACCACAGATTGAGCACTATGGATGCGTGGTTGATCTTCTTGGTCGGGTTGGTCGCCTTGAGGAGGCTTATGACTTAATTAGAACGATGAAGATGACACCAGACCATATTATGTTGGGGACTTTGCTAAGTGCTTGTAAAATGCATAAGAACCTTGAATTAGGTGAGCAGGTTGCAAAAGTATTGGAGGATCGTGGACAGGCAGATTCAGGAACTTATGTTCTGTTGTCACATGTATATGCTTCATCTGGGAAATGGAAAGAGGCAGCACAAGTGAGAGCAAAGATGAAGGAGGCTGGAATGCAGAAGGAACCTGGTTGCAGTTCCATTGAAGTGAACAATGAGATTCATGAGTTCCTTTTGGGAGACCTAAGACACCCTCGGAAGGAAAGAATTTATGAAAAGTTGGAGGAGTTGAACCGACTACTAAGACTGGAAGGATACCATCCAGAGAAGGAGGTAGTTTTGCAGGATATTGAAGATGGAGAAAAGGAATGGGCTTTAGCAATACACAGTGAGAGGCTTGCCATATGCTATGGCCTAATTTCGACTGAACCATGTACCGTGATTCGGGTCATGAAGAATCTAAGAGTATGCTATGACTGCCACTCAGCTATCAAACTCATTGCTAAAATTACCAGGAGAAAGATTGTGGTGAGAGATCGGAATCGGttccattattttgaaaatggggCTTGTTCTTGTGGAGATTATTGGTGA